In Calderihabitans maritimus, a single window of DNA contains:
- a CDS encoding nitrogenase component 1 codes for MKLTTIPIEGIPYDRLKIDKIPLSDQYIERDPQLVPAANRAVVINPCRTCMPLGAMFATLGVHRGIPFVQGAQGCTTYVRYTFCRIFKEPAAIATASFHEDAAVFGGMKNFVEGIRNLVVRYWPGLIGVVTTCSSEIIGDDMVSFIKMARQKLVKELGEEKAAQVKIVLINTPSFAGSHVVGYDRASKAFIETLVHQKTKPNNKINIIPGMLNPGDIREIKHLLEVMGVESIILFDISDVFDAPLRPPQKIPYYPKGGTRIEEIEDMANSLGTIALCPHEGGLGAQYLERKSGVRAIIGPPPIGVRNTDLFLQHVSELTGKSMPEELLDERGRLLDFMADTFHHTMMKKVAIFGDPDIVVGVTRFACELGMDPVAVLSGTPSKTFTGDIEEIAAEYNCSPKIFNGSDLFEFEEYLKKINVDLIIGNCKGIDIARELEVPLIRVGLMVWDRVGYQKRPVVGYRGGEFLLAEIANAILDYKYPDDRTQQL; via the coding sequence ATGAAGTTAACCACTATACCGATTGAAGGTATACCTTACGACCGTTTAAAAATCGACAAGATCCCTCTCAGCGACCAATACATTGAAAGGGATCCGCAACTGGTACCGGCAGCCAACAGGGCGGTAGTAATAAACCCCTGCCGCACATGCATGCCTCTAGGGGCCATGTTTGCCACCTTGGGAGTGCATCGGGGCATCCCGTTTGTGCAGGGGGCCCAGGGGTGTACTACCTATGTCCGCTATACGTTTTGCCGTATTTTTAAAGAGCCGGCAGCGATTGCTACCGCTTCCTTTCACGAAGACGCGGCAGTTTTTGGCGGCATGAAAAATTTTGTTGAAGGTATCCGTAACTTGGTAGTGCGGTACTGGCCGGGTCTTATCGGGGTGGTGACCACCTGCTCCAGCGAAATTATTGGCGATGATATGGTTAGTTTCATAAAAATGGCCCGTCAGAAGCTGGTAAAAGAGTTAGGGGAAGAAAAAGCGGCACAAGTAAAGATAGTGTTGATCAACACTCCCAGTTTCGCCGGATCTCATGTAGTTGGCTATGACCGGGCATCCAAGGCCTTCATTGAAACTCTGGTTCATCAAAAAACCAAACCGAATAACAAGATAAACATCATACCTGGTATGCTGAACCCTGGTGATATCCGGGAAATCAAGCACTTGCTTGAAGTAATGGGGGTCGAGAGCATCATTCTGTTTGATATTTCCGATGTATTCGATGCTCCGTTACGGCCGCCTCAGAAGATTCCTTATTATCCTAAGGGCGGCACGCGGATTGAAGAAATAGAAGATATGGCCAACTCATTGGGAACGATAGCATTATGCCCTCATGAAGGAGGGCTTGGTGCCCAATACTTGGAAAGGAAGTCTGGTGTTCGGGCGATAATTGGTCCTCCTCCTATAGGAGTTCGTAATACTGACCTCTTTTTACAGCACGTAAGTGAATTGACCGGAAAATCAATGCCGGAAGAACTCCTTGACGAACGCGGGCGGCTTTTGGACTTTATGGCTGATACCTTTCACCATACTATGATGAAAAAGGTGGCAATTTTTGGCGATCCGGACATTGTGGTAGGTGTTACCAGGTTTGCCTGCGAACTGGGGATGGATCCGGTAGCAGTTTTAAGCGGTACACCTAGCAAAACTTTTACCGGCGATATCGAGGAGATTGCTGCGGAGTATAATTGCAGTCCGAAGATTTTCAATGGCTCTGACCTTTTTGAGTTTGAGGAGTACCTAAAAAAGATAAATGTTGACCTCATTATAGGCAACTGTAAAGGGATAGATATTGCCAGGGAGTTAGAGGTTCCGCTGATCAGAGTAGGGTTAATGGTTTGGGACCGGGTAGGTTACCAGAAAAGGCCCGTTGTCGGCTACCGCGGTGGAGAGTTCCTGTTGGCCGAAATTGCTAACGCTATCCTCGACTATAAGTACCCGGATGACCGTACGCAACAGCTTTAG
- a CDS encoding nitrogenase component 1 encodes MGTTLGARTVTIDPCHTCLPLGAVYMILGIQGGVSLMHGSQGCCSFVRYLLTRHFREPVRVASTSFHKDAAVFGGRRNLIEGIRNLVNRYRPRFIGVISSCISETIGDDIDAFVREAKDELGDEEVKIVPIHTPSYAGSHIKGYDTASQTVLKHLGQPRKNLNGKLNIISGIINPGDVEEIKRILRVMGVSFTMISDVAETLDTPLERSAVSTSVGGTTVEELSDATNAIGTIALTPHAGGAGAAYLHSRFNIPAIYGPLPVGVGNTDRFLAGVKRLAGVEVPLSLERERGILLDAMADSTPYTMMKRVAITGDPDIVAAISRFICELEMEPTVVMSNTPSKKFAHEVEATGKEYGYTPTVISGGDLYQFEMAVRERGADVILGPTYGAEVAKNIGIPLVRIGFPVYDRFGYHRWPVLGYRGSLRLLDLIVNSILDCQSKH; translated from the coding sequence ATGGGAACTACTTTGGGTGCACGAACGGTAACCATAGACCCATGTCACACATGCCTGCCGCTGGGAGCTGTCTATATGATTTTGGGTATTCAGGGAGGGGTATCTCTTATGCACGGTTCCCAGGGTTGTTGCAGTTTCGTGCGTTACCTTCTTACGCGGCACTTCAGGGAGCCGGTGCGGGTTGCATCGACATCTTTTCATAAGGATGCCGCGGTTTTTGGCGGGCGGCGCAACTTAATAGAGGGGATCAGGAACCTGGTAAACCGATATCGGCCGCGATTTATCGGTGTTATAAGTAGCTGTATCAGCGAAACCATCGGTGACGACATTGATGCCTTTGTCCGGGAGGCAAAGGATGAACTGGGGGATGAGGAAGTTAAGATAGTACCTATCCATACGCCGAGTTATGCCGGTAGTCACATAAAGGGTTATGATACTGCCTCCCAAACTGTATTAAAACACCTGGGGCAGCCACGGAAAAATCTCAATGGTAAGCTGAATATAATTTCCGGCATAATTAATCCAGGCGATGTGGAAGAGATAAAAAGAATCTTAAGGGTAATGGGTGTTTCGTTTACTATGATATCTGATGTTGCGGAAACATTGGATACTCCCTTGGAAAGATCCGCTGTTTCCACTTCCGTGGGTGGAACTACGGTGGAAGAATTGTCGGACGCCACGAATGCCATTGGAACTATCGCCCTTACTCCACATGCGGGAGGAGCGGGAGCTGCCTACCTACATAGCCGGTTCAATATTCCGGCCATATACGGTCCTCTTCCGGTAGGAGTGGGCAATACCGATAGGTTTCTGGCTGGCGTTAAACGACTTGCCGGTGTAGAGGTGCCTTTATCGCTGGAGCGTGAACGGGGGATTCTCCTCGACGCCATGGCAGATTCTACTCCATACACGATGATGAAGAGAGTTGCTATAACGGGAGATCCCGATATTGTGGCAGCTATAAGCAGATTCATCTGTGAACTAGAAATGGAGCCGACAGTAGTAATGAGTAATACGCCCAGTAAGAAATTTGCTCATGAGGTGGAAGCTACCGGCAAAGAGTACGGTTATACGCCTACCGTTATTTCTGGTGGTGATTTGTACCAGTTTGAAATGGCCGTGCGAGAACGTGGCGCCGATGTTATTTTAGGGCCTACGTATGGGGCGGAAGTCGCCAAAAATATAGGCATACCGTTGGTAAGAATCGGTTTTCCTGTTTACGATCGGTTTGGTTATCACCGGTGGCCTGTATTAGGTTATCGTGGCAGTCTGCGACTCTTAGATCTTATTGTCAACAGTATACTGGACTGTCAATCTAAACATTAA
- a CDS encoding nitrogenase component 1: MSVPIEVLPYRRGHLVVKEADPSVLPVCSRPTVPGVISERACAFYGARWMLASIPDVIHLIHGPAGCAYYGRTVRRKSYRIFSTQLVERDIIFGAGDKLYDSIVEAVTRNPNARAVLVYATCVAGVIGEDIPAVCKRATKDTGLPVVPVDCPGFCGSQAEGHDIAAGVLFKHFIGIGKAEQPIDNGVNIVGEFDVQGDLDEIEGLLKQLGLKVICAFSGRASVAAMANAHRARLNIVHCRRTGQALAEGMQKRFGIPYLKVSFFGLEETASALRSIGQFFGVAGAEDIIEPSIQEARKAAAPFLSSLAGKRVALFFGASRMGSMAKAFKELGMEVVMAGSQFGCREDYQEAGAKVPDGAVLIDDAHEKELEEFLVKRQPHLLVGGTKEKYLSHKLGVPFLVFPQEMSPFAGFRGFVNLAREAAGLISAPVWRLARRRGEVDKVKVAVASRNGLTVDQHFGRAEQFMIFEICGENINLLEIRRPSLVSENSCSQPKGKDGLQHRLDLLSDCQGVICVRAGRCVRERAEEAGLMVFESEGPLFQALEQCSLVLQSGEER; this comes from the coding sequence GTGTCGGTTCCCATAGAAGTCTTGCCCTACCGCCGCGGTCACTTAGTTGTCAAAGAAGCTGACCCATCAGTTCTTCCGGTATGTAGCAGGCCTACTGTACCCGGGGTGATCTCAGAAAGGGCTTGCGCCTTCTACGGGGCGCGGTGGATGTTGGCTTCTATTCCGGATGTAATTCACTTAATACATGGTCCGGCAGGTTGTGCCTATTACGGGCGCACCGTGCGGCGTAAAAGTTACCGGATATTTTCTACCCAATTGGTTGAGCGGGACATCATATTCGGGGCGGGAGATAAGCTGTATGACTCTATAGTGGAAGCTGTTACGCGTAACCCTAATGCCCGTGCCGTTTTGGTCTACGCTACGTGTGTGGCGGGGGTCATCGGCGAAGATATTCCTGCTGTCTGCAAGCGCGCTACAAAAGATACCGGCCTGCCGGTCGTGCCCGTAGATTGTCCCGGGTTTTGCGGAAGTCAGGCAGAGGGTCACGACATTGCGGCTGGTGTGCTGTTCAAGCATTTCATTGGCATAGGAAAAGCAGAACAGCCCATTGACAACGGGGTGAATATTGTGGGCGAATTTGATGTACAGGGTGATCTTGACGAAATTGAAGGGCTGCTGAAACAACTGGGGCTGAAAGTGATCTGCGCTTTCTCCGGCAGGGCATCTGTGGCTGCTATGGCCAATGCCCACCGGGCTAGATTAAACATCGTTCACTGTCGCCGCACCGGGCAGGCCCTGGCTGAAGGTATGCAGAAACGATTTGGAATCCCTTACCTTAAAGTGTCTTTTTTTGGGTTAGAAGAAACTGCTTCCGCTTTGCGCTCCATAGGGCAGTTCTTTGGCGTGGCTGGGGCAGAAGACATAATTGAACCAAGTATACAGGAAGCCCGAAAGGCAGCAGCGCCTTTTTTATCGAGCCTGGCTGGAAAACGGGTGGCCCTGTTTTTCGGTGCCTCCAGGATGGGGTCGATGGCCAAGGCCTTTAAAGAATTGGGAATGGAAGTGGTGATGGCCGGTTCCCAGTTTGGTTGCCGGGAGGATTACCAAGAAGCCGGAGCCAAAGTTCCAGATGGTGCAGTATTGATTGATGATGCCCATGAAAAAGAATTAGAGGAGTTCCTGGTTAAACGACAACCTCATCTTTTAGTGGGCGGAACTAAGGAAAAGTACTTGAGTCATAAACTGGGTGTGCCTTTCCTGGTGTTTCCACAAGAAATGAGTCCCTTTGCCGGATTTAGGGGGTTTGTAAACCTGGCTCGGGAAGCAGCCGGACTTATCAGTGCGCCTGTGTGGCGGTTAGCTCGCAGAAGGGGAGAGGTTGATAAAGTGAAAGTTGCTGTAGCATCCCGTAATGGTTTAACGGTAGACCAACATTTTGGTCGAGCCGAACAGTTTATGATTTTTGAAATATGCGGGGAGAACATAAATCTTTTGGAAATCAGACGTCCTTCTCTGGTAAGTGAGAATTCCTGTAGCCAACCTAAAGGCAAGGATGGCTTGCAACACCGACTGGATCTGCTGTCAGACTGCCAGGGAGTGATCTGTGTACGTGCCGGGCGGTGCGTAAGGGAGCGGGCGGAGGAAGCAGGTTTGATGGTATTTGAATCGGAGGGGCCATTGTTTCAGGCTTTGGAACAGTGTTCCCTTGTACTACAAAGTGGGGAGGAGCGATAA
- a CDS encoding radical SAM protein: MKEAMDFIKQHPCLHRAAARRFGRIHLAVAPACNIKCRYCTREYDCPNESRPSVTSRLLTPREALHWITGMVKKNPYIRVVGIAGPGDPLANAATLETLRLVHKRFPQLVKCISTNGLVLPEYVTQLKAVGVKTVTVTVNAVDPLIGAQIYDYVQWRGLTYRGIEAAELLWAQQATGIVEARNAGLYVKVNTVFIPGVNSQHIPAVARTVARLGAFKMNIMPLVPLADFAHLAPPTRKEIALARAVCKQYIPQMDWCRQCRADAVGLLNEEDNGKNACCIARR, encoded by the coding sequence ATGAAGGAAGCAATGGATTTTATCAAGCAACATCCTTGTTTGCATCGGGCAGCGGCCCGGCGTTTTGGTCGAATACACCTGGCGGTAGCGCCGGCTTGCAATATAAAGTGTCGCTATTGCACCCGTGAATACGATTGCCCTAATGAGAGCCGTCCTAGTGTTACCAGCCGGTTGCTCACCCCTAGAGAGGCGCTACATTGGATAACGGGAATGGTAAAGAAAAACCCGTACATCCGGGTGGTGGGTATTGCCGGCCCCGGTGACCCGTTGGCCAATGCCGCGACGTTAGAAACTTTGCGCTTGGTCCATAAGCGGTTTCCTCAGTTAGTCAAGTGTATCAGCACAAACGGCCTTGTGTTGCCGGAATATGTGACGCAGCTAAAGGCTGTTGGAGTTAAGACCGTAACTGTCACCGTAAATGCAGTGGATCCATTGATAGGAGCACAGATTTACGATTACGTTCAGTGGCGCGGCTTAACCTATCGGGGGATAGAGGCTGCCGAGCTCCTTTGGGCGCAACAGGCTACGGGTATTGTAGAAGCCAGGAACGCCGGCCTGTATGTGAAGGTGAATACTGTTTTCATTCCCGGGGTTAACAGCCAACACATCCCGGCAGTGGCGCGGACGGTAGCCAGGCTGGGAGCGTTTAAGATGAACATAATGCCGCTGGTTCCCTTGGCTGATTTTGCCCACCTGGCACCACCTACTCGTAAAGAGATAGCTCTTGCCCGAGCCGTTTGCAAGCAGTATATACCCCAGATGGATTGGTGCCGGCAGTGCCGGGCCGATGCGGTGGGTCTTTTAAATGAAGAGGATAACGGGAAAAACGCTTGCTGTATTGCCCGGAGGTAA
- a CDS encoding homocitrate synthase, with protein sequence MQRPLIIDVTLRDGEQAPGVVFSIEEKVLIARLLDRVGVYQIEAGIPAMGEIEQEAIRTIAALGLQSRVSTWNRLLLTDIRASLACGVRDIHICAPISEIHIRYKLHQSHRWVLARLKEALSYALAHGCRVTVGAEDASRAEESFLVEFALVSQELGAERLRYCDTVGILDPFTTFERLSRLREKVAIPLEFHGHNDFGMATANTLAAVKAGCSYVDVTVGGLGERAGNTSLEELAAALKGIYGTELGLGDRVLQLLSRYVARAANRVSTQAEYKLRTGHRPSAYKALTTQPIQPIENMLRVERR encoded by the coding sequence ATGCAGAGGCCTTTGATTATTGACGTTACCCTGCGGGATGGGGAACAGGCGCCGGGAGTAGTCTTTAGTATCGAGGAGAAAGTGCTTATTGCCCGGCTGTTGGATCGGGTAGGCGTATACCAGATTGAGGCGGGCATTCCGGCAATGGGAGAAATAGAGCAGGAAGCGATTAGAACAATAGCAGCGCTGGGTTTACAAAGCCGGGTGAGTACCTGGAACCGGTTGTTACTAACGGATATCCGGGCTTCCCTGGCTTGCGGGGTACGGGATATTCATATCTGTGCTCCCATTTCGGAAATCCATATCCGGTACAAACTGCACCAATCGCACCGCTGGGTCCTGGCACGGTTAAAAGAAGCCCTATCTTATGCTCTTGCTCACGGATGCCGGGTGACGGTGGGGGCGGAGGATGCTTCCCGGGCAGAAGAATCTTTTTTGGTGGAGTTTGCGCTGGTGTCGCAGGAACTGGGGGCCGAGCGGCTGCGTTACTGTGATACGGTGGGGATTCTAGACCCTTTTACAACTTTTGAGCGTCTCAGCCGCTTGCGGGAGAAGGTGGCTATTCCGCTCGAGTTTCACGGGCATAATGACTTCGGTATGGCTACCGCCAACACGCTGGCAGCGGTTAAGGCCGGGTGCAGTTATGTGGATGTTACCGTGGGCGGTTTGGGCGAACGAGCCGGGAATACTTCTTTGGAGGAGTTGGCTGCGGCGCTTAAAGGGATATACGGTACCGAGTTGGGGCTAGGAGACAGGGTTCTTCAGTTGTTAAGTCGTTATGTGGCGCGGGCGGCCAATCGGGTATCGACTCAGGCTGAATATAAACTGCGGACGGGCCATCGTCCGTCGGCCTATAAGGCTTTAACAACCCAACCTATACAACCTATTGAAAACATGCTGAGGGTGGAACGAAGATGA
- the modA gene encoding molybdate ABC transporter substrate-binding protein produces the protein MRRVVIYMTALLMTALAGLFYVSGCSRAEKLERGVAKQVTVSAAMSLKDVMEEIKTLYSAQGAAINLNFGASGTLQHQIEQGAPVDIFISAAKKQVDDLDRKGLIDPSTRKNLLGNEVVLITPQAVDLVKDFKDLLKPEVKKIAIGNPEVVPAGKYAQETLVSLNLWNGLQQKLVFAKDVRQVLHYVESEIVDAGIVFFSDAVSSGKVRIAAKASKDLHQEVIYTAVVISYSEEKEAALNFLRYLAGPETAKVFAKYGFTPLATGR, from the coding sequence ATGAGGAGAGTTGTTATCTATATGACGGCTCTGCTAATGACTGCTCTGGCAGGGCTATTTTACGTGTCTGGTTGTAGCAGGGCGGAAAAGCTTGAGCGAGGGGTTGCGAAGCAAGTTACTGTATCTGCCGCCATGAGCTTAAAGGATGTAATGGAGGAAATAAAAACACTATATTCAGCTCAAGGTGCTGCTATCAATTTAAACTTTGGCGCATCAGGAACTCTACAGCATCAAATTGAACAGGGGGCACCGGTAGATATATTTATATCTGCCGCTAAAAAACAGGTAGACGATCTGGATAGAAAGGGGCTCATTGATCCCTCTACACGTAAAAATTTGCTTGGTAATGAAGTAGTACTTATCACCCCGCAAGCCGTTGATCTGGTTAAGGATTTCAAAGACCTGTTAAAACCTGAAGTAAAGAAGATTGCTATTGGTAATCCTGAAGTTGTACCTGCTGGTAAGTATGCCCAGGAAACTTTGGTTAGTTTGAACTTGTGGAATGGATTGCAACAGAAGTTAGTATTTGCTAAGGATGTTCGTCAGGTTTTACATTATGTAGAGTCTGAAATTGTTGACGCTGGTATAGTCTTTTTCTCTGATGCAGTTTCCTCAGGGAAAGTCAGAATTGCTGCTAAAGCAAGTAAAGATTTACATCAGGAAGTCATCTATACAGCAGTTGTAATCAGCTATAGTGAAGAAAAAGAAGCCGCTCTTAATTTCCTCCGCTACCTTGCGGGACCGGAGACAGCCAAGGTTTTTGCCAAATACGGCTTTACGCCGCTAGCTACCGGGCGGTAA